TCGTTCCCGTTAGCCTGATAAATTTTGATTTGCTGTTTTTGATTTTATTCGCCTTGATATTGGTTACTCTGTTGCACACCAGCGATCGGATTGCCAGGATAGAAGGGGCGATTTTATTAGTTTCTTATTTCGCTTATATCGGTTTTTTGCTCTATCGCGTCAAATTGGGAATTTTGTAATTTATACAAGGATAGGGATTATGATAACAATTAAAAACAAAGAAGAAATAAAAATATTGCGCGAGGGCGGGAAAATTTTGGCGGGAATTTTGGAAAAAATTTCCAAAGAAGCCAGGCCCGGAACCAGCACGGCTGATTTGGAAAAGATGGCCTGCGATTTAATTGAGGCGGCCGGCGGCCGGCCTTCTTTCAAAGGCTACCAGTCTCTTTTGGACGATAAGCCGTTTCCCACCGCTCTATGCGCCTCTGTCAATAATGAAATTGTCCATGCTCCGGCCCTGCCGGCAAGAATTTTAGCGGATGGAGACATAATCAGCCTTGATGTGGGCATGGAATACCCCTACAAAAAAGGAACAAATGGCTATTATACGGATATGGCGGCTACTTTTGGAGTCGGAAAAATAGACGAAGAGGCGCGGGAGTTGATTGCTGTAACCAAAGAGTCTTTGAGATTGGCCATAGAAAAAGTAAAGCCCGGCAATACCATAAATAATATCGGCCGGACGGTCCAGCAATTTGCCGAAAGCAGAGGATATGCCGTGGTGCGGGACCTGGTCGGGCATGGCGTCGGCTATGACGTGCACGAAGAGCCGCGGGTGCCTAATTATGAAATTTCGGAAAAGAGCCCGGAAAACGCGGTTTTAAAAACGGGGATGGTAATCGCCATAGAGCCGATGGTTAATTGCGGCGGCTGGAAAGTTAAATCCGGCTCTGACGATTTTACGATTTTAACCGCAGACGGAAGCCTTTCCGCCCATTTTGAGCACACGGTCGCGGTGACGGAGGATGGACACTTAGTGCTTACTGAATTATAAATTCAAGAATTATGATTTAAGATTTAAGAATTATGGCAGAAGCGGAAAAAAAATATTTGGGGGTTGATTGGGGAGAAAAAAGGATTGGTTTGGCTTTGGGCGATGATGAAACTAAAATAGCTACGCCATATAAAACCGTTGGCAATGTTGAGGAAATCATTAAGATTATAAAAGAAGAAAGAGTTAATGTAGTTGTTGTTGGTAAACCATTAAAAATGCAAAATGAAAAATTAAAAATGCAAAATGAATTTTTGGATTTTTTGGCTTTGTTAAAAAAGAAACTTGATATTCCGGTGGAAACGGTTGATGAGAGATTGTCTTCCAAGGCGGCTGACGCTTTGGCCGGCAATAAAAAAGAAAAGGCGGGGAGGGACGAAATAGCGGCAATGTTAATTTTACAAAATTATTTAGACAAAAGATGATGCGAATTCGCAAATTAATGCAAATACCGCGAAATAGAATTAACTTTTTAGGGGCTTAGACCATTCAATAATCCTTTAATCCGAATTCTGCCTACGGACTTAAGCTTTCCTGCCATAATCCGAATGCCTGTTTTGCCTTCGGCAGCCCTGCTACAAATAGGGCACATGCGAATTATGCTCCGAATAATAATTCGTGGCATTCGGATTATAAAAATGTTCGTGAAGAGAAGCAAAGTAGCATTCGGATTAATAGTTCATCTAAACTAAGTAACCAATCTAAACGTCTTGAACTTATGGAAGAAACATATTGCACCAAAGCCATAATTCTGGGCAGGACGAATTTCCGCGAATATGACAGCCGGACAATTATTTACAGTTTAGATAAGGGGAAATTGGATTTAGTGGTTAGGGGCGCGAAAAAAATAAAATCAAAACTGGCGGCCCATCTTGAGCCCCTTAATTTAACCGAAGTTATGGTCGTGGCAGGCAAGCAATTTGATTATATTGGCGCGGCCGACAGCCAGAATTGCTTTGCTAACATAAAAAATGATTTAGCTAAATTAGCCGCGGCCGGGAAAGCGGTTAATTTTTTTAATAAATTTGTAAAGCCGGAAGAAGCGGATAAAGAAATTTTTTTTCTGCTAAAAGATTTTTTAGAGAGCTTAGATAGCCGGGGATTAAAAATTAGCAGTGATTTATTGACTTCTTTTTTTACTTTTAAAATACTGGCGCAACTGGGCTATGGGCCGGAGTTATATAATTGTGTTATTTGCAATAACAAAATTACGCCGGGAAGAAATTTATTCAGTCCAAGCCGAGGCGGTTTGGCGGGCGAAGAATGCTTAAAAGAAAAGAAAGATGACGCCCTGCGAATTTCCGATGACAGTATTAAAATTTTAAGGCTGGTTATCGGCAATGATTTAGAAAGGTTGAAAAATTTAAAGGTAAGCGCTATACTGGAATTGGAAATAAAAAATTTAATAGGTTCTTTTTATCAATATCATATTTAAGGGGGTGAGAAGAATGGGCTTGTCAAACCTAAGGGCTTTTGAGCACTCAAAACGCCGGAGAGGGGCGAAAAAAGCTGGTTGCCCGATATTAAGTCCGCATTCAGAAGGTTGGACAAAACATGCAAGGCAAAGCGCAGAACGGAGAGAAATACCATTATCCGATGTCCCAGTTTCTTTAAGAGTTCTTAACGGCATGATTAAGAGCGGAGGAGCGAAAGTAAGGGAAGCAAAGGGCAAGGCGAAAAAAGTTATATTTTTCGCGAAAGGAGTCAAATATGAAATTATAGCTGATCTGGAATGGAAAAGAGTAAAAAAGAGAGGAATAATTACTATCTATAGGTTGGATAATTAGTTGGTCTTGGGGCACCGCGGGACCAACTTTTTTATTGGAAGCTTGGCAGAAACTATTATTTCTGTTAGAATAGGTATTACTGTGGATAATATGAAATTTTTAACAAAAAAACTGAATAATAATAACAATAACAATAATAACCCAACTTGACGGCCGGGATGCTTATTTTTAGAGAAAAAAGACCCGACCAAGAAGCCGGGTTTTAAATTTTTTCCGGAGTAGTTCCCGCCTTCGTCCCTCGACAAGCTCGGGACTACGGCGGGCAAGCAGCGGTCCCGCCTTCTTCTGTTAACGGATTCGGTAAGGGGAGTTTCTGTCTGGTATGGTTTGATAATAAAAAAAGAAAATTTTATATAAAA
The genomic region above belongs to Patescibacteria group bacterium and contains:
- the recO gene encoding DNA repair protein RecO produces the protein MEETYCTKAIILGRTNFREYDSRTIIYSLDKGKLDLVVRGAKKIKSKLAAHLEPLNLTEVMVVAGKQFDYIGAADSQNCFANIKNDLAKLAAAGKAVNFFNKFVKPEEADKEIFFLLKDFLESLDSRGLKISSDLLTSFFTFKILAQLGYGPELYNCVICNNKITPGRNLFSPSRGGLAGEECLKEKKDDALRISDDSIKILRLVIGNDLERLKNLKVSAILELEIKNLIGSFYQYHI
- the ruvX gene encoding Holliday junction resolvase RuvX — protein: MAEAEKKYLGVDWGEKRIGLALGDDETKIATPYKTVGNVEEIIKIIKEERVNVVVVGKPLKMQNEKLKMQNEFLDFLALLKKKLDIPVETVDERLSSKAADALAGNKKEKAGRDEIAAMLILQNYLDKR
- the map gene encoding type I methionyl aminopeptidase, producing MITIKNKEEIKILREGGKILAGILEKISKEARPGTSTADLEKMACDLIEAAGGRPSFKGYQSLLDDKPFPTALCASVNNEIVHAPALPARILADGDIISLDVGMEYPYKKGTNGYYTDMAATFGVGKIDEEARELIAVTKESLRLAIEKVKPGNTINNIGRTVQQFAESRGYAVVRDLVGHGVGYDVHEEPRVPNYEISEKSPENAVLKTGMVIAIEPMVNCGGWKVKSGSDDFTILTADGSLSAHFEHTVAVTEDGHLVLTEL